The following coding sequences lie in one Arachis ipaensis cultivar K30076 chromosome B03, Araip1.1, whole genome shotgun sequence genomic window:
- the LOC107630014 gene encoding transmembrane 9 superfamily member 12 produces the protein MGFVRKPLICWVFVSMVVFAAQLSNCFYLPGSYMHTYVNGDKIYAKVNSLTSIETELPFSYYSLPYCKPLGGIKKSAENLGELLMGDQIDNSPYRFQMNVNETIYLCTTTPLNEHEVKLLKQRTRDLYQVNMILDNLPVMRFAVQNGVKIQWTGFPVGYTPPGSNDDYIINHLKFTILVHEYEGSNAEIIGTGEEGLGVISESEKKKASGYEIVGFQVSPCSIKYDPDVMTKLHMYDNTNPITCPSELEKYQVIREQERISFTYEVEFVKSDIRWPSRWDAYLKMEGSRVHWFSIMNSLMVIFFLAGIVFVIFLRTVRRDLTRYEELDKEAQAQMNEELSGWKLVVGDVFREPNCSKLLCVMVGDGVQILGMGGVTIVFAALGFMSPASRGMLLTGMIVLFLILGIAAGYVSVRLWRTIKGTSEGWRSVSWSAACFFPGIAFIILTVLNFILWGSSSTGAIPISLYFELFFLWFCISVPLTMIGGFMGTRAEAIEYPVRTNQIPREIPARKYPSWLLVLGAGTLPFGTLFIELFFILSSIWLGRFYYVFGFLLVVLLLLVIVCAEVSVVLTYMHLCVEDWQWWWKAFFASGSVSLYVFLYSINYLVFDLQSLSGPVSATLYLGYSLLMAVAIMLATGTIGFLMSFYFVHYLFSSVKID, from the coding sequence ATGGGGTTTGTAAGAAAGCCGTTGATCTGCTGGGTTTTCGTTTCCATGGTTGTCTTTGCTGCTCAGCTTAGCAATTGTTTCTATCTGCCTGGAAGTTACATGCACACATATGTAAATGGAGATAAAATATACGCCAAAGTGAATTCGCTGACCTCGATTGAAACTGAGCTTCCATTCAGCTATTACAGCCTTCCATACTGCAAGCCGCTTGGTGGCATAAAGAAGAGTGCTGAGAATCTCGGAGAGCTCCTTATGGGGGATCAGATTGATAACTCGCCCTACCGGTTCCAAATGAATGTTAACGAGACAATCTACCTCTGTACAACAACCCCTCTGAACGAGCATGAGGTTAAGCTACTTAAACAGAGAACTCGGGATCTGTACCAAGTGAATATGATCCTTGATAACCTCCCGGTTATGCGGTTTGCTGTTCAAAATGGGGTTAAGATCCAGTGGACAGGGTTCCCCGTTGGGTATACACCCCCTGGTAGCAATGATGACTACATCATCAACCACCTGAAGTTTACAATTTTGGTTCATGAATATGAAGGAAGCAATGCTGAGATTATAGGGACCGGAGAGGAAGGATTGGGGGTTATTTCTGAATCCGAGAAGAAGAAAGCATCTGGATATGAAATAGTTGGCTTTCAGGTTTCCCCTTGCAGTATTAAGTATGATCCTGATGTCATGACAAAACTCCACATGTATGATAATACCAATCCTATAACCTGCCCAAGTGAGCTTGAAAAGTATCAAGTAATAAGAGAGCAAGAAAGGATATCATTCACATATGAGGTTGAATTCGTGAAAAGTGATATAAGATGGCCGTCCCGTTGGGATGCTTACTTGAAGATGGAAGGTTCCAGAGTTCATTGGTTTTCAATCATGAATTCGCTTATGGTTATCTTTTTCCTTGCTGGTATTGTCTTTGTTATTTTCTTGAGGACTGTGCGAAGGGACTTGACAAGGTATGAGGAACTTGATAAAGAGGCACAAGCTCAGATGAATGAGGAGCTCTCGGGATGGAAACTTGTTGTGGGAGATGTTTTCAGGGAGCCTAATTGCTCAAAGCTTCTGTGTGTCATGGTTGGAGATGGAGTTCAAATTCTTGGAATGGGTGGTGTGACCATTGTTTTTGCAGCCCTTGGTTTTATGTCACCAGCCTCCCGCGGTATGTTACTAACAGGAATGATTGTTTTATTTCTTATCCTTGGGATTGCTGCCGGTTATGTTAGTGTTCGGCTCTGGAGGACCATTAAGGGAACCTCGGAGGGATGGAGATCTGTTTCCTGGTCTGCAGCTTGTTTCTTTCCCGGAATCGCTTTCATCATTCTTACAGTACTGAATTTTATTTTGTGGGGGAGCAGCAGTACTGGTGCGATTCCCATTTCCTTGTATTTTGAGCTGTTCTTTCTTTGGTTCTGTATTTCAGTACCACTTACCATGATTGGAGGATTTATGGGGACAAGAGCAGAGGCAATCGAATATCCTGTGCGTACTAATCAAATTCCAAGGGAAATTCCCGCCCGTAAATATCCATCATGGCTTCTGGTTCTTGGTGCCGGAACTCTTCCATTTGGAACCCTCTTCATTGAGCTTTTCTTTATCCTTTCCAGTATCTGGCTTGGGAGGTTCTATTATGTATTTGGTTTCCTGCTGGTTGTTCTTCTACTGCTGGTTATCGTTTGTGCAGAAGTATCGGTTGTCCTCACCTATATGCACCTGTGTGTGGAAGATTGGCAGTGGTGGTGGAAGGCATTCTTTGCTTCGGGTTCTGTTTCACTATATGTCTTCTTGTACTCAATTAACTACTTGGTTTTTGACCTGCAGAGTTTGAGTGGACCAGTCTCAGCTACACTTTACCTCGGCTATTCACTACTCATGGCGGTGGCGATTATGTTGGCCACCGGGACCATTGGCTTCCTTATGTCATTCTACTTTGTGCATTACTTGTTCTCGTCCGTAAAGATAGATTGA
- the LOC110269414 gene encoding uncharacterized protein LOC110269414, translating to MDPEIINNPLPSSSIPQASSTPTTTIAKPLSIPLPEKLNNDNFLTWCHSAILTISSQELEDHLDKAKIPVRYASPADAQAQKESKAYREWRLDDYNVASWLFSSMDPSFKHRVGSASDYLLEIKKVVDSLATVGAPLTGAEYTNVILDGLNEDYQSFLTYVTAKDPPYSIPDLEALLMAQEDIVERFKKPDSSMVQVNFTQSQPVNQNNSDPNFGRHTTNMPSRGTYGRRGRGGRSQRGGRGAWNNPNRPQCQICGKLGHVASYCYFRFDQQFQHAQQNSGLSSMHNALPPPPSFHNHRALLATPITMVDPSWYADSGASHHCTPDQSNLEQSQEYHGQYQMYIGNGSGY from the exons ATGGACCCAGAAATCATCAACAACCCACTACCTTCCAGTTCCATTCCTCAAGCATCTTCTACACCTACAACAACAATTGCAAAACCACTATCCATTCCTTTACCTGAGAAATTGAACAACGACAATTTTCTCACCTGGTGTCACTCTGCAATTCTTACAATTTCAAGTCAAGAACTTGAAGATCACTTAGACAAAGCGAAGATTCCAGTTCGCTATGCCTCACCAGCAGATGCACAAGCTCAAAAAGAATCAAAGGCATATAGAGAATGGAGACTTGATGACTACAATGTTGCTTCATGGTTATTTTCATCCATGGACCCCTCCTTTAAGCATCGA GTGGGATCAGCATCAGATTACCTTCTTGAAATTAAGAAAGTGGTTGATTCTCTTGCTACTGTTGGAGCTCCTTTAACTGGTGCAGAATATACCAATGTCATTCTAGATGGATTAAATGAAGATTATCAATCTTTTCTCACCTATGTTACAGCAAAAGATCCACCCTACTCCATTCCTGATCTTGAAGCTCTCTTGATGGCTCAAGAAGACATTGTCGAGAGATTCAAGAAACCGGATTCCTCTATGGTACAGGTAAATTTTACTCAGTCACAACCTGTTAATCAAAACAATTCTGATCCTAACTTTGGAAGACACACAACAAACATGCCTAGTAGAGGAACTTATGGTAGAAGAGGTCGTGGAGGAAGATCGCAGCGTGGAGGCAGGGGTGCATGGAACAATCCTAATCGTCCACAATGCCAAATTTGTGGCAAGCTGGGACATGTTGCCAGTTACTGTTATTTTCGATTTGATCAACAATTCCAGCATGCCCAACAAAATTCAGGTTTATCCTCCATGCACAATGCCCTACCTCCACCTCCCTCCTTTCATAACCACAGAGCATTGCTAGCTACACCCATTACTATGGTTGACCCTTCATGGTATGCTGATTCTGGAGCTTCTCATCACTGTACTCCAGATCAGTCCAACTTAGAGCAATCACAAGAATACCATGGTCAATATCAGATGTATATAGGTAATGGTTCAG GCTACTAA
- the LOC107630015 gene encoding transmembrane 9 superfamily member 12 — MELVTKPLMYWVFISIIVFAAQLCNGFYLPGSYMHTYVNGDNIYAKVNSLTSIETELPFSYYSLPYCKPLGGIKKSAENLGELLMGDQIDNSPYRFQMNVNESIYLCTTTPLNEHEVKLLKQRTRDLYQVNMILDNLPVMRFAVQNGVKIQWTGFPVGYTPPGSNDDYIINHLKFTILVHEYEGSNAEIIGTGEEGLGVISESDKSKASGYQIVGFQVSPCSVKYDPEVMTSLHMYDNITSISCPSELDKYQVIKEQERISFTYEVEFVKSDIKWPSRWDAYLKMEGSKVHWFSIMNSLMVIFFLAGIVFVIFLRTVRRDLTRYEELDKEAQAQMNEELSGWKLVVGDVFREPNCSKLLCVMVGDGVQILGMGGVTIVFAALGFMSPASRGMLLTGMILLFLILGIAAGYVSVRLWSTIKGTTEGWRSISWSAACFFPGIAFIILTVLNFILWGSSSTGAIPISLYFELFFLWFCISVPLTMIGGFMGTRAEAIEYPVRTNQIPREIPARKYPSWLLVLGAGTLPFGTLFIELFFILSSIWLGRFYYVFGFLLVVLLLLIIVCAEVSVVLTYMHLCVEDWQWWWKAFFASGSVSLYVFLYSINYLVFDLQSLSGPVSATLYLGYSLLMAVAIMLATGTVGFLTSFYFVHYLFSSVKID, encoded by the coding sequence ATGGAGTTGGTAACAAAGCCATTGATGTACTGGGTTTTTATTTCCATCATTGTCTTTGCTGCTCAACTTTGCAATGGTTTCTATCTGCCTGGAAGTTACATGCATACGTATGTAAATGGAGATAATATATATGCCAAGGTGAATTCATTGACCTCTATTGAAACCGAGCTTCCATTCAGCTATTACAGCCTTCCATACTGCAAGCCGCTTGGTGGCATAAAAAAGAGTGCTGAGAATCTCGGAGAGCTCCTTATGGGGGATCAGATTGATAACTCACCCTATCGGTTCCAGATGAATGTTAATGAGTCAATCTATCTCTGTACAACAACCCCGCTGAATGAGCATGAGGTGAAGCTGCTCAAACAAAGAACGCGGGATCTGTACCAAGTGAATATGATCCTTGATAACCTCCCAGTTATGCGATTTGCTGTTCAAAATGGGGTTAAAATCCAGTGGACAGGGTTCCCCGTTGGGTATACACCCCCTGGTAGCAATGATGACTACATCATCAACCACCTGAAGTTTACAATTTTGGTTCATGAATATGAAGGAAGCAATGCTGAGATTATAGGGACTGGGGAGGAAGGTTTGGGTGTTATTTCTGAATCCGACAAGAGTAAAGCATCTGGATATCAAATAGTTGGCTTTCAGGTTTCCCCTTGCAGTGTTAAATATGATCCTGAAGTCATGACGTCACTCCACATGTATGATAATATCACTTCTATAAGCTGCCCAAGTGAACTTGACAAGTATCAAGTAATAAAAGAGCAAGAAAGGATATCATTCACATATGAGGTTGAATTTGTGAAAAGTGATATAAAATGGCCATCGCGTTGGGATGCTTATTTGAAGATGGAAGGTTCCAAAGTTCATTGGTTCTCAATCATGAACTCACTTATGGTCATCTTTTTCCTTGCTGGtattgtttttgttattttcttgaGGACTGTGcgaagagacctgacaaggtatGAGGAACTGGATAAAGAGGCACAAGCTCAAATGAATGAGGAGCTCTCAGGATGGAAACTTGTTGTGGGAGATGTTTTCAGGGAGCCTAATTGCTCAAAGCTTCTGTGTGTGATGGTTGGAGATGGAGTTCAAATTCTTGGGATGGGTGGCGTTACCATTGTTTTTGCAGCCCTTGGTTTTATGTCACCAGCCTCCCGTGGTATGTTACTAACAGGAATGATACTCTTATTTCTTATCCTTGGGATTGCTGCCGGTTATGTTAGCGTACGACTCTGGAGCACCATTAAGGGGACCACGGAAGGTTGGAGATCAATTTCCTGGTCCGCAGCTTGTTTCTTTCCTGGAATCGCTTTCATTATTCTTACAGTACTGAATTTTATTTTGTGGGGCAGCAGCAGTACTGGTGCAATTCCCATTTCCTTGTATTTTGAGCTCTTCTTCCTTTGGTTCTGTATTTCGGTACCACTTACCATGATTGGAGGATTTATGGGGACAAGAGCAGAGGCAATTGAATATCCTGTGCGGACTAATCAAATTCCTAGGGAAATTCCTGCCCGTAAATATCCATCTTGGCTTCTTGTTCTCGGTGCCGGAACTCTTCCATTTGGAACCCTCTTTATTGAGCTTTTCTTCATCCTTTCCAGTATTTGGCTTGGGAGGTTCTATTATGTATTTGGTTTCCTGCTCGTTGTTCTTTTGCTGCTGATTATTGTTTGTGCGGAAGTATCTGTTGTCCTCACCTATATGCACCTTTGTGTGGAAGATTGGCAGTGGTGGTGGAAGGCATTCTTTGCTTCAGGTTCTGTTTCGCTGTATGTCTTCTTGTATTCAATTAACTATTTGGTTTTTGACCTTCAGAGTTTGAGCGGGCCAGTCTCAGCTACACTTTACCTTGGCTATTCGCTACTCATGGCAGTGGCAATCATGTTGGCCACTGGGACAGTTGGCTTCCTTACATCATTCTACTTCGTGCATTACTTGTTCTCATCCGTAAAGATAGATTGA